Proteins found in one Corynebacterium canis genomic segment:
- a CDS encoding MFS transporter, which translates to MTATTHESTSPPPSTPKASTPDAAERRRAVLSSFLGSTVEYYDFLLYAAAAGLVFPKLFFGSLSPAMGTTLSFVILLIGYISRPIGSMAFGHFGDKYGRKNVLVITLLTMGIVSVAIGLMPSADMIGVAAPILLVVLRTVQGVAVGGEWAGATLMAMEHSQEGKKGFGASLAIAGGPAGAVLSTLVLSVFSTISGDNFANPEQYFVTDWGWRVPFLFSAGIVVFGLYLRSRVTESPEFEEARQRGDVHTGVPLMKMLRDSPKELVTGSLAGMAGLFIQGLQASFMVPYMVAKTADSETPISRADGLMMVTIGSVIAIFVMPFLAWLSDRYGRRRVMVAGGIVSVIGLWIVIRMIDTGDPAQVWPALILMVCVVQPAQYGPIGAFLSEKFDAAHRYTGAGMTFQMASILGAGTAPLIANRLVTPETGLDPVAWYATLLFLVSSLAILASKETARQETHAQRFQETSVVKA; encoded by the coding sequence ATGACCGCTACAACCCATGAGTCCACGTCACCGCCGCCTTCCACGCCGAAGGCGAGCACTCCGGACGCTGCGGAACGTCGCCGCGCCGTCTTGTCGAGCTTCCTTGGAAGCACCGTGGAATACTACGACTTCCTCCTGTATGCAGCTGCGGCAGGCCTGGTCTTTCCCAAACTGTTTTTCGGTAGCTTGAGCCCGGCGATGGGGACGACGCTGTCCTTTGTCATTCTCCTTATCGGTTATATTTCGCGCCCGATCGGCTCCATGGCATTCGGACATTTTGGCGATAAGTACGGCCGCAAAAACGTCCTCGTGATTACGCTGCTCACCATGGGTATCGTGTCGGTGGCAATCGGCCTGATGCCATCCGCAGATATGATCGGTGTCGCGGCCCCGATCCTGCTCGTGGTCCTGCGCACGGTGCAGGGTGTCGCGGTGGGCGGCGAATGGGCCGGCGCCACGCTCATGGCCATGGAGCATTCCCAGGAAGGCAAAAAGGGTTTCGGTGCGTCGCTCGCCATCGCGGGCGGCCCAGCGGGCGCGGTCCTGTCCACGCTGGTCCTTTCGGTATTCTCCACAATTTCCGGCGACAATTTTGCTAACCCCGAACAGTATTTCGTTACCGACTGGGGTTGGCGCGTGCCCTTCCTGTTCTCCGCTGGCATCGTTGTGTTCGGCCTGTACCTGCGTTCGCGCGTGACTGAGTCGCCGGAGTTCGAGGAAGCCCGCCAACGCGGCGACGTTCATACAGGTGTTCCACTGATGAAAATGCTTCGGGATTCCCCGAAAGAGCTCGTTACGGGTTCCCTCGCGGGTATGGCCGGCCTGTTTATCCAAGGCCTCCAAGCGTCGTTTATGGTGCCGTACATGGTTGCGAAAACCGCCGATTCCGAGACTCCGATTTCCCGCGCGGACGGCCTGATGATGGTCACCATCGGCTCCGTGATCGCCATTTTCGTCATGCCCTTCCTGGCCTGGCTTTCAGACCGCTACGGTCGCCGTCGCGTCATGGTTGCTGGCGGCATCGTCTCTGTTATCGGCCTGTGGATTGTTATCCGCATGATTGACACCGGCGACCCGGCCCAGGTGTGGCCCGCCCTGATCCTTATGGTGTGCGTGGTGCAGCCCGCGCAATACGGCCCGATTGGCGCCTTCCTTTCCGAGAAATTCGACGCCGCTCACCGCTACACGGGCGCCGGCATGACCTTCCAGATGGCTTCCATTTTGGGCGCGGGCACGGCACCGTTGATTGCGAACCGACTGGTCACGCCGGAGACCGGTCTGGACCCCGTGGCCTGGTACGCGACGTTGCTGTTCCTGGTGAGTTCGCTGGCCATCCTCGCGTCCAAGGAAACCGCCCGCCAGGAAACCCACGCGCAACGTTTCCAGGAAACCTCCGTGGTCAAGGCTTAG
- a CDS encoding AAA family ATPase — MITHLRLTQWMTFHEQALELGSAALLVGPHHVGKTNALLALRTLGRLAAGWPIESVVEDLECAPRGRDEFRIGCSVGNLTYDIVVEVRPELRITEEVLGMGEGESLNLAELSFDGRHSSLFKLAGLPVVEDWAIDELSQTLRSITEFVPHPERMREFSPVSDTLEPDASNISGVLYQLASTDPESFARIETIACDLGGPSARSLGFATTDLGDVMMVLNEQFQGQFVGTPARHLSDGFLGELALATAQLSGKTLLIDTPEHFLHPQHSDLFLAMLHGIQSIVATRSPDLVNAGQAAGNEHIVIVGRDSDTGTSYLTPIAQMAEPTEPDAATEEPPAPSDVDADELAEDHPTLNPADAETAEPESAEPESAEPPAAESADAMDALGEDAADAPAGKESVMSR; from the coding sequence ATGATCACTCACCTGCGATTGACCCAGTGGATGACATTCCACGAGCAGGCCCTAGAGCTAGGGTCTGCTGCTTTGTTGGTGGGACCTCATCACGTTGGGAAGACAAACGCGCTGCTAGCGCTTCGTACATTGGGCAGGCTGGCTGCTGGCTGGCCCATCGAATCCGTCGTAGAAGACTTGGAATGTGCGCCCCGCGGACGAGACGAGTTTCGGATCGGCTGCAGCGTTGGAAACCTAACCTATGACATTGTCGTAGAGGTTCGCCCCGAGCTCCGCATCACCGAAGAGGTTTTAGGCATGGGCGAGGGCGAATCCCTGAATCTAGCTGAACTTTCGTTCGATGGTCGGCATTCCTCCTTATTCAAGCTCGCGGGGTTACCCGTGGTCGAGGACTGGGCGATCGACGAACTCTCCCAAACCTTGCGCTCGATCACGGAATTCGTGCCGCACCCAGAGCGAATGCGCGAATTCAGCCCAGTGAGTGACACCCTCGAGCCCGATGCCTCCAATATCTCCGGCGTGCTCTATCAATTGGCCTCTACCGACCCCGAATCCTTTGCCCGCATCGAAACCATCGCCTGTGATCTTGGCGGTCCTTCCGCCCGCTCCCTTGGCTTCGCCACCACCGACCTTGGCGACGTCATGATGGTCCTCAACGAACAATTCCAGGGCCAATTCGTGGGCACGCCCGCCCGCCATCTTAGCGACGGTTTCCTTGGCGAACTTGCCCTTGCCACCGCCCAGCTCAGCGGCAAAACCCTGCTTATCGACACCCCGGAGCATTTCCTCCATCCCCAACACAGCGATCTTTTCCTCGCCATGCTCCACGGCATCCAATCCATCGTGGCAACCCGCAGCCCCGACCTGGTTAACGCAGGTCAAGCCGCCGGAAACGAACACATTGTGATCGTCGGCCGCGATTCCGACACTGGAACCAGCTACCTCACGCCAATCGCCCAAATGGCCGAGCCCACGGAACCCGACGCCGCAACCGAGGAGCCTCCCGCCCCCTCCGACGTCGACGCTGATGAGCTTGCCGAGGATCACCCCACCCTCAATCCCGCCGACGCCGAAACCGCCGAGCCCGAATCCGCCGAGCCCGAATCTGCTGAGCCACCCGCAGCCGAATCCGCCGATGCCATGGATGCTCTCGGCGAAGACGCCGCAGATGCGCCCGCAGGTAAAGAATCCGTGATGTCACGTTAG
- the purL gene encoding phosphoribosylformylglycinamidine synthase subunit PurL, which yields MTVPFNDTVDAATADPDATQPYRELGLKDDEYARIKEILGRRPTHAELTMYSVMWSEHCSYKSSKVHLRYFGETTTPEMGEKILAGIGENAGVVDIGNGHAVTFRVESHNHPSYVEPHQGAATGVGGIVRDIMAMGARPVAVMDQLRFGPADAPDTQRVLPGVVDGVGGYGNCLGLPNIGGETIFDESYAGNPLVNALCVGTLKVDELKLAFASGLGNKVMLFGSRTGLDGIGGVSVLASDTFEDGAERKLPAVQVGDPFAEKVLIECCLDLYKAGVVVGIQDLGGAGLSCATSELAAAGDGGMLVNLDMVPLRAENMTAAEILASESQERMCAIVTPENVDKFKDICAHWDVTCAEIGEVTDNDRLVITHRGEVVVEAPAHTIAHQGPVYERPYARPEWQDELQVFQGVEKPSDLRAALLDMVSSPALCSRAFITQQYDRYVRGNTVLAQNSDAGVLRIDEETGRGVAISADASGRYTKLDPNTGARLALAEAYRNVAVTGARPVAVTNCLNFGSPEDPDVMWQFREAVHGLADGCVELGIPVSGGNVSFYNQTGSTPILPTPVVGVLGVIEDVHQRIGHDLGTVEGVETLYLLGATEDEFGGSIWQQVSGGGLNGMPPEINLANEMALADFFTGPRVVTAAHDLSEGGLAQAVAELTITSNVGADIDVASVHADAFVALFSESASRVIVATQDGAALEARAAELGIPVAKLGTTNADRTLRVAGQFEIGIDELRTAWEATLPKLFGHAAGANSVVE from the coding sequence ATGACTGTTCCCTTCAACGATACTGTCGACGCCGCGACGGCCGACCCCGATGCCACCCAACCGTACCGTGAGCTCGGGCTTAAAGACGATGAATATGCGCGGATCAAGGAGATCCTTGGGCGCCGCCCCACGCATGCCGAATTGACCATGTATTCGGTCATGTGGTCCGAGCATTGCTCATACAAATCTTCGAAGGTTCATCTGCGCTACTTTGGCGAGACCACGACGCCGGAGATGGGGGAGAAGATCCTCGCAGGTATCGGCGAAAACGCCGGTGTGGTGGATATTGGAAATGGGCACGCGGTGACCTTCCGCGTGGAATCTCACAACCACCCGTCTTACGTCGAGCCGCACCAAGGCGCGGCCACCGGCGTGGGCGGCATCGTCCGTGACATTATGGCGATGGGCGCGCGCCCAGTTGCCGTCATGGATCAGCTTCGCTTCGGCCCCGCTGATGCGCCGGATACTCAGCGCGTCTTGCCGGGTGTGGTCGATGGCGTCGGCGGTTACGGCAACTGCCTCGGCCTGCCGAACATCGGTGGCGAAACCATATTCGATGAGTCTTATGCCGGCAACCCGCTCGTGAATGCGCTGTGCGTGGGTACCCTCAAGGTCGATGAGCTCAAACTGGCTTTCGCTTCCGGTTTGGGCAATAAGGTGATGCTGTTTGGTTCGCGCACCGGATTGGACGGCATCGGTGGCGTGTCCGTGCTGGCATCCGATACGTTCGAAGATGGTGCCGAACGCAAGCTGCCCGCGGTGCAGGTTGGCGACCCATTCGCGGAAAAAGTCCTGATCGAATGCTGCCTTGACCTGTATAAGGCGGGCGTTGTGGTGGGCATTCAAGACCTCGGTGGTGCCGGCCTTTCCTGTGCCACTTCCGAGCTTGCGGCGGCCGGTGACGGCGGCATGTTGGTAAACCTCGACATGGTCCCGTTGCGCGCCGAAAATATGACCGCTGCCGAGATTTTGGCCTCGGAATCCCAAGAGCGCATGTGTGCGATTGTGACGCCGGAAAACGTAGATAAGTTCAAGGACATCTGCGCCCACTGGGATGTCACCTGTGCCGAGATCGGCGAGGTGACCGACAACGACCGATTGGTGATCACGCACCGCGGTGAAGTCGTTGTGGAGGCCCCAGCTCACACCATCGCTCACCAGGGTCCCGTGTACGAACGTCCGTACGCACGGCCGGAATGGCAGGACGAACTGCAGGTATTCCAGGGCGTCGAAAAGCCGAGCGATTTGCGCGCGGCCTTGCTGGACATGGTGTCGTCGCCGGCGCTGTGTTCGCGGGCGTTTATTACGCAGCAATACGATCGCTATGTGCGCGGCAATACGGTGCTCGCACAGAATTCCGATGCTGGCGTGCTGCGCATCGACGAAGAAACCGGCCGTGGCGTCGCGATCTCCGCGGATGCGTCGGGTCGATACACCAAGCTCGATCCGAACACAGGTGCGCGCCTTGCATTGGCCGAGGCGTACCGAAATGTTGCGGTAACTGGTGCGCGTCCGGTCGCTGTCACGAACTGCTTGAACTTTGGTTCGCCCGAGGACCCGGACGTGATGTGGCAGTTCCGCGAGGCCGTACATGGACTCGCCGATGGCTGCGTTGAGCTGGGGATCCCCGTCTCTGGCGGCAATGTTTCCTTCTACAACCAGACTGGGAGCACGCCGATTCTGCCGACCCCGGTCGTGGGTGTTCTTGGTGTGATTGAGGATGTGCATCAGAGGATCGGGCACGACCTCGGTACTGTCGAGGGCGTCGAAACGCTATATCTACTGGGTGCAACCGAAGACGAGTTCGGTGGCTCCATTTGGCAGCAGGTATCCGGCGGCGGTCTCAACGGCATGCCTCCTGAGATCAACCTTGCGAATGAGATGGCGCTTGCCGATTTCTTTACCGGACCCCGTGTAGTCACCGCTGCGCACGACCTTTCCGAAGGCGGCCTTGCCCAGGCGGTCGCGGAGCTGACGATCACCTCGAATGTCGGTGCGGACATTGATGTGGCATCCGTACACGCGGACGCATTTGTCGCGCTGTTCTCCGAGTCCGCGTCACGCGTCATAGTGGCCACCCAAGACGGTGCCGCGCTCGAAGCACGCGCGGCGGAATTGGGGATCCCAGTCGCGAAATTGGGCACCACCAACGCCGACCGCACCCTGCGTGTCGCCGGGCAGTTCGAAATCGGTATCGATGAGCTGCGCACGGCTTGGGAAGCTACCCTGCCGAAGCTGTTCGGTCACGCTGCCGGCGCAAACTCCGTCGTGGAGTAG
- a CDS encoding glutathione peroxidase has protein sequence MTLYDIPVTTIDGRDTTMGDWAGHVLLIVNTASKCGLTEQYDSLQHLFDEYAMRGFFVIGMPCNQFAGQEPGSEAEIAEFCRVNYGVSFPLLAKADVNGPNTHPLYAFLKEATGGEDIAWNFEKFVVSDSGEVIARFGPKIDPEDDAIVDLIEELLPI, from the coding sequence ATGACGCTATACGACATCCCCGTAACCACTATCGACGGCCGCGACACCACCATGGGCGATTGGGCCGGGCACGTGCTACTCATCGTAAACACCGCCTCCAAATGCGGACTCACCGAACAATACGATAGCCTCCAACACTTGTTCGATGAGTATGCGATGCGAGGTTTCTTTGTTATCGGCATGCCGTGCAACCAATTCGCGGGGCAAGAGCCCGGCAGCGAAGCTGAAATCGCCGAGTTTTGCCGCGTGAACTACGGTGTCAGCTTTCCGCTGCTCGCCAAGGCCGACGTCAACGGCCCGAACACTCACCCGCTGTATGCGTTCCTGAAAGAGGCAACCGGCGGCGAGGACATCGCCTGGAATTTCGAAAAGTTCGTCGTGTCCGACTCCGGCGAAGTCATCGCGCGCTTCGGGCCTAAGATCGACCCCGAGGACGACGCAATCGTTGACCTCATCGAGGAGCTCCTACCGATCTAG
- the purQ gene encoding phosphoribosylformylglycinamidine synthase subunit PurQ — protein sequence MTAKIGVITFPGTLDDVDAARAVRIAGAEAVSLWHADTDLQGVDAVVIPGGFSYGDYLRSGAISALAPVMQSVIEAAGKGMPVLGICNGFQILTEARLLPGALTRNEGLHFYCEDIYLTVENNTTAWTNTFASGQRILIPSKHGEGRFQASADVVHMLEAEGRVVFRYVENFNGSLNSIAGICSENGRVVGLMPHPEHAVEKLTGPSVDGLELFLSAVGSIAA from the coding sequence GTGACCGCGAAAATTGGCGTAATTACGTTCCCCGGCACCCTTGACGATGTCGACGCCGCGCGCGCCGTACGCATCGCTGGTGCTGAGGCGGTGTCCTTGTGGCACGCAGACACTGATCTTCAAGGTGTGGATGCTGTGGTGATCCCCGGTGGGTTTTCCTACGGGGATTATTTGCGTTCTGGAGCGATTTCCGCACTTGCCCCCGTCATGCAATCGGTGATCGAGGCCGCGGGCAAAGGCATGCCTGTGCTGGGCATTTGCAATGGTTTCCAGATTCTTACGGAGGCTCGTTTGTTGCCGGGGGCGCTCACCCGCAATGAGGGGCTGCATTTCTACTGTGAGGATATTTATCTCACCGTCGAGAACAACACCACCGCGTGGACGAACACTTTTGCTAGCGGCCAGCGGATTCTGATTCCGAGCAAGCACGGCGAGGGGCGATTCCAGGCGTCTGCCGACGTCGTGCATATGCTTGAGGCCGAGGGGCGCGTGGTGTTCCGGTATGTCGAAAACTTTAACGGTTCGTTGAATTCAATCGCGGGGATTTGTTCGGAGAATGGCCGCGTCGTGGGGCTCATGCCGCACCCCGAACATGCAGTCGAAAAGCTGACTGGCCCTTCGGTGGATGGTCTCGAGCTGTTCTTGTCCGCTGTCGGCTCGATCGCCGCTTAA
- the purS gene encoding phosphoribosylformylglycinamidine synthase subunit PurS, which translates to MARVVVNVMPKAEILDPQGQAVGRALGRIGVEGVTDVRQGKRFELEVADSVTKEDLEKVAEILLANTVIEDFEVVGFEVSE; encoded by the coding sequence GTGGCCCGTGTAGTTGTCAATGTGATGCCGAAGGCAGAGATTTTGGATCCTCAGGGGCAGGCGGTTGGCCGTGCCTTGGGTCGTATCGGGGTTGAGGGGGTGACGGATGTTCGCCAAGGTAAGCGATTTGAGCTTGAGGTCGCGGATTCCGTGACCAAGGAAGACCTCGAAAAGGTTGCCGAAATCCTCCTGGCCAACACTGTGATCGAGGATTTCGAGGTTGTCGGTTTTGAGGTGTCCGAGTGA
- a CDS encoding ABC transporter permease: MPLLNALRQMRLQISSLLGLIIIIGVAVGFYATLKSNSVNFEQSSHQYFQDYKMPDLIVDGIDFTEEDAANLEKIAGVEAVQARATVDARDGDITFRLLSYDIHNPRVNRPYLYEGEEPKTAEECLVADKYAVKHNVHPGDTLSFENRAFSAECKVSGIATTPEDMYLKQSATESIADTSEFGVLYVDTEFLSQRKIPMNQIALVFAQDSDEERIYDTVEDELGDRIVKLTKREKVSSYDAFSADVSDFNRMAYIFPIVFLIIASVVVFVGQRRNVLRDRRQIGVLKAMGCGSAQIMFLYCAISVVATVVGAALGAVIASVAGPSLVNTYQSIFSAPFFTFGGLAHHIWLPTIFAFIVTIVSTVIAVWGVVTIMPAEAMHAEQPKTGRDILLQRTRLWNRLTFHSRYAVKSALRNRGRFFAMVCGVVASVTLTVMSLGFQDSYKFITTDYFDTAIDYDFAVRTQPTPSTQPPAFLDAVDLTQQQQALVLPATLTAGDRDEELPVVIVDDPEAVYSFKADDGGEPEYGDGLVLSHYYADKLGVSVGDAVEITTPNGVVEGTIKVSDRVRQNLGFIAIATYAQAEKHLGLENPSYNTIFANADGDRNEVEKEIERQEGVLAISSIGDERESFQKLSATLNMYIELLVMFSIVLGVAALYSVSTIALLARQYEFVILRVMGYSPREISLAYLKELVMQFLVGLPLGLVGGYYLTSFVSRQFANSQLLFASFIDWDTYVYSALAAALVIGFVWLVSLRKIARLQLVEGLKGRDE, translated from the coding sequence ATGCCTTTGCTGAACGCATTGCGGCAGATGCGTTTACAAATCAGCTCTTTGCTGGGTTTGATCATTATCATCGGCGTGGCCGTAGGATTTTACGCAACGTTAAAGTCGAATTCGGTCAACTTTGAGCAAAGCTCGCATCAGTATTTCCAAGACTATAAGATGCCGGATCTTATCGTAGATGGCATTGATTTCACGGAGGAAGACGCCGCGAACCTTGAAAAGATTGCGGGCGTTGAGGCGGTGCAGGCGCGTGCCACGGTAGATGCGCGTGACGGTGACATTACGTTTAGGTTGCTGTCTTACGATATTCACAATCCTCGTGTAAACCGGCCTTACCTGTACGAAGGTGAGGAGCCAAAGACCGCCGAGGAATGCCTTGTCGCCGATAAATACGCGGTAAAGCACAACGTGCACCCAGGCGATACCCTTTCGTTTGAGAATCGGGCGTTTAGCGCGGAGTGCAAGGTGTCCGGCATCGCTACGACGCCGGAGGACATGTACCTGAAGCAAAGCGCCACGGAATCTATCGCCGATACCAGCGAATTCGGCGTGCTGTATGTGGATACGGAGTTTCTATCGCAGCGCAAGATTCCGATGAATCAAATCGCGTTAGTTTTCGCGCAAGATTCCGATGAAGAACGCATCTACGATACTGTTGAAGATGAACTCGGAGATAGAATAGTAAAGCTCACCAAGCGGGAAAAGGTGAGTAGTTATGATGCGTTTTCGGCGGATGTTAGCGATTTCAATCGCATGGCGTATATCTTCCCCATCGTATTCCTTATTATCGCTTCCGTGGTGGTGTTTGTCGGGCAACGCCGCAATGTCTTGCGCGATCGCAGGCAGATCGGAGTTCTCAAAGCGATGGGTTGTGGCAGCGCCCAGATTATGTTCTTGTATTGCGCAATCTCGGTGGTGGCTACGGTAGTGGGTGCGGCATTGGGGGCCGTGATTGCGAGCGTCGCAGGGCCATCCTTGGTGAACACATATCAATCCATATTTAGTGCACCATTTTTCACATTTGGGGGGCTCGCGCACCACATTTGGCTGCCGACAATTTTCGCATTCATCGTGACGATCGTGTCCACCGTTATCGCGGTTTGGGGCGTGGTTACGATCATGCCCGCCGAGGCCATGCACGCGGAACAACCGAAAACCGGCCGCGATATCCTGCTGCAACGTACCCGCTTGTGGAATCGCCTCACGTTCCATTCCCGCTACGCCGTCAAATCCGCGCTTCGAAATCGTGGTCGGTTTTTCGCAATGGTGTGCGGTGTTGTGGCGTCCGTGACGCTGACCGTGATGTCTCTTGGTTTCCAAGATTCTTACAAGTTCATCACCACCGATTATTTCGATACTGCTATCGATTATGATTTCGCCGTCCGAACCCAGCCCACGCCGAGCACGCAACCGCCGGCGTTTCTCGACGCCGTGGACCTCACCCAGCAGCAACAGGCGCTGGTGCTGCCGGCCACGCTCACCGCAGGGGACAGGGATGAAGAATTACCAGTGGTGATCGTGGACGACCCAGAAGCCGTATATAGTTTCAAAGCCGACGATGGTGGCGAGCCGGAGTACGGTGATGGATTGGTGCTGTCCCACTACTACGCCGATAAACTGGGCGTTTCGGTGGGTGACGCGGTGGAAATCACCACTCCCAACGGTGTGGTTGAGGGGACCATTAAGGTGTCGGACCGAGTGCGGCAGAACCTTGGATTTATCGCCATCGCCACCTATGCGCAGGCGGAAAAACACTTGGGCCTCGAAAACCCGTCCTACAACACGATCTTCGCCAATGCGGACGGAGATCGCAACGAAGTGGAAAAGGAAATCGAGCGCCAAGAAGGCGTGCTGGCGATAAGCTCCATCGGCGATGAACGGGAGAGCTTTCAGAAGCTTTCCGCTACGTTAAACATGTATATCGAATTGCTGGTGATGTTTTCCATCGTTCTCGGCGTGGCTGCCCTCTATTCGGTGTCCACGATTGCGCTGCTGGCTAGGCAATACGAGTTCGTGATCCTGCGCGTCATGGGCTATTCGCCCCGCGAGATTTCCTTGGCGTACCTGAAAGAGCTCGTGATGCAATTCCTAGTAGGGCTGCCGCTTGGCCTGGTCGGAGGCTATTATCTCACCAGTTTCGTGTCGCGCCAGTTCGCCAACTCGCAATTGCTCTTTGCGTCGTTCATTGATTGGGATACATACGTGTACTCGGCCCTCGCAGCGGCCCTAGTCATTGGGTTTGTTTGGTTAGTTTCGCTTCGAAAGATTGCACGATTGCAGCTGGTGGAAGGCCTCAAAGGACGCGACGAATAG
- the bluB gene encoding 5,6-dimethylbenzimidazole synthase, giving the protein MIDVYQAIATRRDVRAEYTGELIGEEQLRRVLAAGHAAPSVGNSQPWDFVVVQQQQRLAAFAEHVAGRRKAFAESLPEARKHTFEPIKIEGICESGTGVVVTYNPERGGPHILGRHTIDETGLMSVALAIQNMWLAATAEGLGMGWVSFYEEQFLAEFVGCVAPVRPLAWLCLGPVTHLEQVPDLERFGWRDRRPLDNAIHRERLR; this is encoded by the coding sequence ATGATTGATGTGTATCAGGCGATTGCCACCCGCCGCGATGTGCGAGCCGAATATACGGGCGAACTTATCGGTGAGGAACAATTGCGCCGAGTCCTCGCCGCTGGGCATGCGGCCCCTTCCGTAGGCAATTCCCAACCGTGGGATTTTGTTGTGGTTCAGCAGCAGCAGCGGTTGGCAGCCTTCGCCGAGCACGTGGCGGGGCGTCGAAAAGCGTTTGCGGAGAGCTTACCGGAGGCGCGTAAGCACACCTTTGAACCCATAAAGATCGAGGGTATTTGCGAATCGGGAACGGGCGTTGTGGTTACGTACAACCCGGAACGAGGCGGGCCGCACATCTTAGGCAGGCACACCATAGACGAAACCGGCCTGATGAGCGTCGCGCTGGCAATTCAAAACATGTGGCTAGCTGCGACGGCAGAAGGGCTCGGCATGGGCTGGGTGAGCTTCTACGAGGAGCAATTCCTCGCCGAATTCGTCGGCTGCGTCGCCCCCGTGCGCCCTCTAGCGTGGCTCTGCCTCGGGCCCGTCACTCACCTCGAACAAGTGCCCGATCTCGAGCGTTTCGGTTGGCGCGACCGCAGGCCCTTGGATAACGCGATTCACCGCGAGCGCCTACGCTGA
- a CDS encoding putative quinol monooxygenase, translated as MIRILHQAGAISAQLVESLPCPADAYRSVTGGDSALLLSVTDSQLEQLLASPEYRDFVTHASTEIYHQQQFELRENTWAPKAPTSALIRWPARGQVRIIIQGSYRPNPKRQELTLREVMETRREPGCVAYDWYAHTRDVDKLLLLEVWQDQQLYDAHWLGRVETTAYRGDSGRTPAGDAEREFYRRAEFDLLYGRFLPQNPAHYSHTVVWPD; from the coding sequence ATGATCCGCATTTTGCACCAAGCGGGTGCGATCTCGGCGCAGCTGGTCGAAAGCCTGCCTTGCCCGGCGGACGCGTACCGTTCCGTCACCGGCGGCGACTCCGCGCTATTGCTTTCGGTGACAGATAGCCAGCTGGAACAGCTGCTCGCAAGCCCCGAGTATCGCGACTTTGTCACCCACGCATCCACCGAAATCTATCACCAACAACAGTTCGAATTGCGCGAAAACACGTGGGCACCCAAGGCCCCAACGTCGGCGCTGATCCGCTGGCCTGCACGAGGGCAAGTTCGAATCATTATCCAGGGCAGCTACCGGCCGAATCCCAAACGTCAAGAGCTCACGCTGCGCGAGGTGATGGAAACCCGCCGGGAGCCCGGCTGCGTTGCCTATGACTGGTATGCGCACACCCGAGACGTCGATAAGCTCCTGCTGCTGGAGGTGTGGCAGGACCAGCAATTATACGACGCACACTGGCTCGGGCGCGTCGAAACTACGGCCTATCGGGGCGATTCCGGCCGAACGCCCGCCGGCGACGCCGAACGAGAGTTCTATAGGCGCGCGGAGTTCGACCTCCTGTACGGACGCTTCCTGCCTCAAAATCCCGCCCACTATTCGCACACTGTCGTGTGGCCAGACTAA